Below is a genomic region from Candidatus Eisenbacteria bacterium.
GGCGCGCGCGGAGCGGCTGCTCGCGCCGCGCGCGATCTCGGCCGAGGAAGCCGAGCGACGGGGGTCGGCGCTCCACCAGGCCGAGGCCTCGCTGGCGTCGGCGAAGGCCGCCGTCGACGTGGCCGCGCTGAACGTCGAATTCACGCGCGTCGTGTCGCCGATCGCCGGACGGGCGGGACGGCACCTCGTCGACGAGGGGAACCTCGTCACGAGCGGACCCCAGGATGCGACGCTCCTCACCACCGTCGTCTCGCTCGATCCCATCCACGTCTACTTCGACGCGGACGAGCGCGCCTACTTGAAGTACGTGCGTCTGGCCCAGAGCGGCGAGCGGCCGAGCTCCCGCGAGTACAACAATCCGGTCGAGGTCGCGCTCGCCGACGAGAACGGCTTCCCGCACAAGGGCTGGATGGACTTCGTCGACAACCAGCTCGACCTCGGCACCGGCACCATCATCGGCCGCGCCGTGCTTCCGAACCCCGACCTCCTGTTGAGCCCGGGGCTGTTCGTGCGCCTGCGCCTCCCGGGCAGTGGAAATCACCAGGTGGTGCTGCTCCCCGACGATGCGATCGCGACCGACCTCGATCAGAAGTTCGTGTGGGTGGTCGACGCGCAGAACCGCGCGCAGTACCGCCGCGTCACGCTGGGCCCCCCGCACGACGGCCTGCGCATCATCCGCGAGGGTGTCGGCCCTGACGATCGCGTCGTCGTCGCCGGGCTCCAGCGCGTGCGCCTCGGCCTCGAGCTGGCGCCAGAGGAGCGTGCCCTCGCGACGCCTCCCACCGCCGCGCCCGCCACGGGCGGCGGCGGCTGAGCATGCGGTTTTCGCACTTCTTCATCGACCGGCCGATCTTCGCCGCCGTCCTCTCGATCGTGACCGTGATCGTGGGCGGGATCGCGTACGTCTCCCTGCCGGCCGCGCAGTATCCCGAGGTCGTACCGCCGACCATCGTCGTGCGCGCGTCCTACCCGGGCGCGCCGCCCGAGGTGATCGCCGCCACCGTCGCGACCCCGATCGAGCAGGAGGTGAACGGCGTCGAGGACATGCTCTACATGTCGTCGCAGAGCACGACCGACGGTGCGATGACCCTCACGATCACGTTCCGCCTCGGGACGGATCTCGACAAGGCGCAGGTGCTCGTCCAGAACCGCGTCTCGATCGCGGAGCCGCGGCTGCCCGAGGATGTACGGCGGATCGGCGTCACCACCGTGAAGACGTCGCCCGACCTGCTCATGGTCGTGCACCTGATCGCGCCCGAGGGACGGTATGATCAGCTCTACATCGGCAACTACGGGCTCACCCAGGTGCGCGACGTACTGGCCCGCATCGACGGCGTCGGCGACGTCAACATGTTCGGCCTGCGCGAGTACAGCATGCGCATCTGGCTCGATCCGGAGCGGATGGCGAGCCGGAGCATCACCGCCGGCGACGTCGTCGGTGCGCTGCGCGAGCAGAACGTGCAGGTCGCCTCGGGCGCGGTCGGCCAGGCGCCGCTCCCGAATGCCGTGGCGCTCCAGGTCCCGATCACCACGCTCGGCCGGCTGCTCACCCCCGAGCAATTCGAGCAGGTGGTGGTGAAGCGCGGCGACGACGGTCGCATCACGCGCGTGCGCGACGTGGCTCGCATCGAGCTCGGCGCGCGCGACTACTCCGTGAACAGCTACCTCGACAACCGGCCCGCGGTGGCCATGGCGATCGCGCAGCGCCCGGGCTCGAATGCGCTCGCGACGTCGGATGCGGTCGAGCGCACGATGGCGCAGCTCGCCCGCAGCTTCCCGGAGGGGATCGAGTACCGCATCGTCTACAACCCGACGATCTTCGTCCGCCAGTCGATCGAAGCCGTGATCCACACGCTCTACGAAGCCGTCGGGCTCGTCGTCCTGGTCGTCCTCGTCTTCCTGCAGACCTGGCGCGCGAGCCTGATCCCGCTCGTCGCCATCCCGGTCTCGCTCATCGGCACGTTCGCCGCCATGGCGGTGTTCGGCTTCTCGCTCAACATGCTGTCGCTGTTCGGGCTCGTGCTCGCGATCGGCATCGTCGTCGACGACGCGATCGTCGTCGTCGAGAACGTGGAGCGGCACATCGCCGCCGGCCTGGCCCCGCGCGAGGCGGCCATGCGCGCCATGGACGAGGTGACCGGCGCCGTGATCGCCATCGCCTTCGGTCTCACCGCGGTATTCGTGCCGACGGCGTTTCTCGGCGGCATCGCCGGGCAGTTCTACCGGCAGTTCGCGCTCACGATCGCGGCCGCGACGCTCCTCTCGGCCTTCAACTCGCTGACCCTCTCGCCGGCGCTCTGCGCGCTCCTGCTGCGCCCGCACGGCGGCGAGACGGACTGGTTCGAACGGCTGTGGCAGCGGGTGTTCGGCCGCTTCTTCGCGGCCTTCAATCGGGGTTTCGCGCGGCTCGGAACGGTCTACGGGGACGCCATCTGCTGGCTGCTGCGGCGAAGCGTTCTCGGGCTCGCCCTGTACGCGGTGCTCGTCGGCCTCGCCGGCGTGGGCTTCAGGACGATTCCGACCGGGTTCATCCCGGCGCAGGACAAGGGCTATCTGATCGTCGCGATCCAGCTCCCGGACGGCGCCTCGCTTTCGCGCACCGACGCGGTCGTGCGGCGTGCGTCCGAGATCATCCTCACGACGCCGGGCGTGCGCTTCGCCGTCGCCTTCGCCGGCTTCTCCGGAGCGACGCGCGCCAACAGCTCGAAC
It encodes:
- a CDS encoding multidrug efflux RND transporter permease subunit — its product is MRFSHFFIDRPIFAAVLSIVTVIVGGIAYVSLPAAQYPEVVPPTIVVRASYPGAPPEVIAATVATPIEQEVNGVEDMLYMSSQSTTDGAMTLTITFRLGTDLDKAQVLVQNRVSIAEPRLPEDVRRIGVTTVKTSPDLLMVVHLIAPEGRYDQLYIGNYGLTQVRDVLARIDGVGDVNMFGLREYSMRIWLDPERMASRSITAGDVVGALREQNVQVASGAVGQAPLPNAVALQVPITTLGRLLTPEQFEQVVVKRGDDGRITRVRDVARIELGARDYSVNSYLDNRPAVAMAIAQRPGSNALATSDAVERTMAQLARSFPEGIEYRIVYNPTIFVRQSIEAVIHTLYEAVGLVVLVVLVFLQTWRASLIPLVAIPVSLIGTFAAMAVFGFSLNMLSLFGLVLAIGIVVDDAIVVVENVERHIAAGLAPREAAMRAMDEVTGAVIAIAFGLTAVFVPTAFLGGIAGQFYRQFALTIAAATLLSAFNSLTLSPALCALLLRPHGGETDWFERLWQRVFGRFFAAFNRGFARLGTVYGDAICWLLRRSVLGLALYAVLVGLAGVGFRTIPTGFIPAQDKGYLIVAIQLPDGASLSRTDAVVRRASEIILTTPGVRFAVAFAGFSGATRANSSNAGAIFVGPVPFEERVHGPTAEEIRSSLQQRLMAIEEAQLFVIAPPPVQGLGTAGGFKLLVQDHTGRGARALQESTDELVAAARADPTLTSVFTTFRASTPQLYADIDRVKAEKLGVSLASVFDTLQTYLGSTYVNDFNVFGRTFQVRAQAEGGFRTEDDDIARLKTRNAAGQMVPLGSVLDVKWRSGPDRVVRYDMFPAAEVQGDAAPGESEGTALDTMERLAAQKLPDGFGIEWTDLAYQARLAGNTALFVFPLCVLFVFLVHSAEYESWSLPLAIILIAPVCLPFALLGVWLRGMDNNLITQIGFVVLIGLAAKNAVLIVEFAKQQEEEGRNRFDAAIEACRLRLRPILMTSFAFILGVLPLARATGPGAEMRQALGTCVFAGMLGVTVMGLFLTPTFYVVLRGITEWRRARAGRVAGPVGSPAPPAP
- a CDS encoding efflux RND transporter periplasmic adaptor subunit yields the protein MTYLLRRGAVALVLLAVACGRSREAAAPPPPKVTVARPIVHEIVEWDEYTGRLRALESVEIRPRVSGYLQSINFADGAMVKEGDLLFVIDPRPYEAVLRETQADVGVAESRLAQARSDSARAERLLAPRAISAEEAERRGSALHQAEASLASAKAAVDVAALNVEFTRVVSPIAGRAGRHLVDEGNLVTSGPQDATLLTTVVSLDPIHVYFDADERAYLKYVRLAQSGERPSSREYNNPVEVALADENGFPHKGWMDFVDNQLDLGTGTIIGRAVLPNPDLLLSPGLFVRLRLPGSGNHQVVLLPDDAIATDLDQKFVWVVDAQNRAQYRRVTLGPPHDGLRIIREGVGPDDRVVVAGLQRVRLGLELAPEERALATPPTAAPATGGGG